In Athene noctua chromosome 8, bAthNoc1.hap1.1, whole genome shotgun sequence, a genomic segment contains:
- the OSTN gene encoding osteocrin, with translation MLQFQLVVVHLALVITLLQWHSSSVLLVEAALEPLEPSAAMDMGAHPSASEEKSATNLAAKLFLLDELVSLENEVTETKKKRSFPGFGSPIDRISSTSMDGKGKQRKVVELPKRRFGVPLDRIGVSRLGNTKGASVLND, from the exons ATGCTGCAGTTCCAGCTTGTTGTGGTGCATCTGGCCCTTGTGATTACCCTGCTGCAGTGGCACTCTAGCTCAGTGCTCCTtgtggaggcagctctggag CCTTTGGAACCTTCTGCTGCTATGGACATGGGAGCACATCCCAGTGCCAGTGAAGAGAAGTCAGCCACCAACCTGGCAGCCAAACTGTTCCTTCTTGATGAGCTGGTGTCTCTGGAGAATGAGGTGACCGAGACCAAGAAGAAAAGAAGTTTCCCAGGATTTGGTTCCCCAATCGACAGAATTTCTTCAACTTCTATGGATGGTAAAGGCAAGCAGAG gAAAGTGGTTGAGCTGCCTAAGAGACGGTTTGGAGTTCCTCTTGACCGGATTGGAGTGAGCCGTCTTGGCAACACCAAGG GTGCTTCTGTTCTGAATGATTGA